The genomic window TTTACTTCGTGAAGGATTTCATAAAGCAACTGTTCGACCATATCGTTCACCTCCTTTTCGTTTCCATTTTACACGAATCGACAGCGGATGACTAGCGAACACTTCATTTTTTCGTCAAGCTGCTTATAGAGAACATTTCCTAAACGATGTTTTAGTAGAGAACGGCTGGCGAATCGATGACAAGAAGTAGAAGAAAAAAGTAGTGATTGAAGCTAATTACTTTCACGCTGCATGACTTTATAGCTAGTAAAACAAGAAATGTTGTGGCGGAAAAACGGGAGACTAAAAGGTACTTTTGGAACGGTTAGAGAGATGAAGAAGAGTTGACAAACAGAGAAAAAGAGAATATGATGATTTTATCAAATGTTTAAACTTTTAAACAAAAGAAAGGAAGAGAGGAATGGGACAAAAGGCGATCGAGGTGTTTCGATCGTGCATACCGTTATTTCAAGCGTTAAGCGATCCTCACCGTCAAGATATTGTATTGTTGCTTGCAGAACACGATAAGCTGACAGTCAATGAAATTACAGAACGGTCAAGTTTATCTCGTCCAGCGATTTCGCATCATTTAAAAATTTTGCGGGATCAAGGACTAGTGTCAGTAGAACAAAAAGGGACATTACGATATTATGTGTTGTCAATTGAAAAGGCGGTTGAATTATTAAAAGAATTGATTCAAGCTGTAGAAAATGAGTGCCTTTAGATGACTAAAGGCCAACTTTTTCAATTTATATGTTTAAGTTTTTAAACACTTGAAAATG from Anoxybacillus gonensis includes these protein-coding regions:
- a CDS encoding ArsR/SmtB family transcription factor, yielding MGQKAIEVFRSCIPLFQALSDPHRQDIVLLLAEHDKLTVNEITERSSLSRPAISHHLKILRDQGLVSVEQKGTLRYYVLSIEKAVELLKELIQAVENECL